From Pyrenophora tritici-repentis strain M4 chromosome 1, whole genome shotgun sequence, the proteins below share one genomic window:
- a CDS encoding N-terminal acetyltransferase C complex catalytic subunit MAK3 — protein MSSPAPAPPVAHQTQSKPNSSASNASPTYIQYDASKEEQYLPAIRQLISKDLSEPYSIYVYRYFLYQWGDLCYMALTPTITPALIGVITCKLEPHRSGTYRGYIAMLATQEEYRGRGIATQLVRLAIEAMTARDADEIVLETEVSNTASLKLYERLGFIRSKRLHRYYLNGNAAFRLILYLKEGTALKRPDMLGGGDGHGAVEMHQHDMRRVDEADMYS, from the exons ATGTCCtcaccagcaccagcaccaccTGTCGCACACCAAACGCAAAGTAAACCCAATTCCAGCGCTTCAAATGCATCGCCAACATACATCCAATACGATGCCTCAAAAGAAGAGCAATACCTACCCGCCATCCGGCAACTCATTTCCAAAGATCTTTCGGAGCCTTATAGTATATACGTCTACCGGTATTTCTTGTATCAATGGGGTGATTTGTGCTACATG GCACTCACTCCCACTATAACCCCTGCCCTAATCGGCGTAATAACATGTAAACTGGAACCCCACCGTTCGGGAACCTACCGCGGCTACATCGCCATGCTTGCAACACAAGAAGAATACAGGGGACGAGGTATAGCCACACAGCTAGTCAGACTAGCCATTGAAGCCATGACAGCTCGCGACGCAGATGAGATAGTGCTGGAGACGGAGGTGTCGAATACGGCGAGTTTGAAGCTGTATGAGCGTCTGGGGTTCATACGGAGTAAGCGGCTGCATCGGTATTATTTGAATGGCAATGCGGCGTTTAGGTTGATCCTCTATTTGAAGGAGGGGACGGCGTTGAAGAGGCCGGATATGCtgggtggtggtgatgggCATGGGGCGGTAGAGATGCATCAACATGATATGAGGAGAGTGGATGAGGCAGACATGTATTCATAA
- a CDS encoding endosomal integral membrane protein (P24a), whose amino-acid sequence MRRLDGYTSGALLAAFLAVASSPAAAFYFPGTAPTSYKTGDAVPLYVNRLTPADSQNDPKLRSVFSFDYYHPPFHFCRERDGPKEIRESLGSILFGDRIQTSPFELKMGVNETCKLLCEAPYPGKDAAFVNSRIYQGYDFNWLIDGLPAAQSLREPGSDEPFYQPGFALGLVDEDVPMLNNHYDILIDYHEASPGNFRVVGVLVDPYSMADSRRQGDNQATCTGQTPLVLKENDEDKNLVVFTYGVYWRPSPTPFATRWDKYLHVYDPKIHWFSLINSAVIVVFLVGMVSTILVRTLKKDIARYNRLDQLALDDFGESGDADDTVDDSGWKLVHGDVFRPPQNPLLLSVLVGNGVQLFAMTALTIVFALLGFLSPSNRGALGTVIIIFYTIFGFLGGYASARTYKFFHGESWKLCFFYTPVALPAIVFGVFFLMNLFVWGRGASGAVPFSTMLVVVIIWFVISVPLSVAGSWLGFKQAIIEPPVRTNQIPRQIPPVGGYLRPLPSMALAGVLPFGAIFVELYFIMNSIWFSKVYYMFGFLFICFGLMIITSAAVTVLMIYFLLCAENYHWQWRSFFTAGASAAYVFASCLLYWVKDVSWTSWTSGVVYLGYSALLSALVFVLTGTIGFLASWYFTLTIYKSIKVD is encoded by the exons ATGCGGCGACTCGATGGATACACATCTGGCGCCCTTTTGGCCGCATTTCTAGCAGTCGCCTCCTCACCCGCCGCAGCTTTTTACTTTCCAGGAACCGCGCCGACTTCGTACAAGACCGGAGACGCCGTGCCACTGTACGTCAATCGCCTCACACCCGCCGACTCGCAAAACGACCCAAAGCTACGATCCGTCTTCTCCTTCGACTATTATCATCCGCCCTTCCACTTTTGCCGCGAAAGAGATGGCCCCAAAGAAATTCGCGAAAGCCTGGGGAGCATCCTGTTCGGCGATCGCATACAGACGAGTCCCTTTGAGTTGAAAATGGGCGTAAATGAGACGTGCAAGCTCCTATGTGAAGCCCCGTATCCAGGCAAAGATGCGGCCTTTGTGAATAGCAGGATATACCAGGGCTACGATTTCAATTGGTTAATAGACGGCCTACCCGCCGCACAGTCGTTGCGAGAACCGGGCTCCGACGAACCCTTCTACCAGCCTGGCTTTGCACTGGGCCTCGTGGACGAGGATGTGCCTATGCTCAACAACCACTACGACATTCTCATCGACTACCACGAGGCTTCGCCGGGCAACTTTCGCGTCGTGGGTGTGCTGGTCGATCCATACTCAATGGCAGACTCGAGAAGGCAGGGCGATAATCAGGCTACATGCACCGGTCAAACCCCCCTCGTTCTGAAAGAAAACGACGAAGACAAGAATCTGGTCGTCTTCACGTACGGTGTGTACTGGAGACCTAGCCCTACTCCCTTTGCAACGCGATGGGACAAGTACCTACACGTCTACGACCCTAAGATCCACTGGTTCTCGCTCATCAACTCGGCCGTCATTGTTGTATTCCTCGTCGGCATGGTTAGCACCATTCTCGTTCGCACACTCAAAAAGGACATTGCGCGCTACAATCGGCTGGACCAACTTGCGCTCGACGACTTTGGCGAAAGTGGCGATGCGGACGATACTGTCGATGATTCAGGATGGAAGCTGGTACATGGTGACGTTTTTAGACCACCGCAGAACCCGCTACTACTGTCCGTCTTGGTAGGCAATGGGGTTCAGCTCTTTGCCATGACGGCGTTGACTATAG TGTTTGCGCTGCTCGGCTTTCTATCCCCCAGCAACCGTGGCGCTCTCGGAAccgtcatcatcatcttctaCACAATCTTTGGCTTCCTCGGAGGCTATGCTTCCGCGCGCACGTACAAGTTTTTCCACGGCGAATCTTGGAAGCTATGCTTCTTCTACACCCCGGTCGCATTGCCTGCCATTGTCTTCGGTGTCTTCTTCCTCATGAACCTGTTTGTCTGGGGTCGGGGCGCATCCGGAGCTGTGCCCTTTTCCACGATGCTagtcgtcgtcatcatctGGTTCGTCATCTCCGTCCCGCTTAGTGTCGCGGGTTCCTGGCTAGGATTCAAGCAAGCCATCATTGAACCACCCGTTCGCACAAACCAGATTCCACGCCAAATCCCGCCTGTGGGCGGCTACCTGCGCCCTCTACCTTCCATGGCTCTGGCTGGTGTCCTCCCTTTTGGCGCCATCTTCGTCGAACTTTACTTCATCATGAACTCAATCTGGTTCTCAAAGGTCTACTACATGTTCGGTTTCCTCTTCATCTGTTTCGGACTCATGATTATCACCTCTGCCGCTGTCACGGTGTTGATGATTTACTTTTTGCTTTGTGCCGAGAACTACCATTGGCAGTGGCGCTCCTTCTTCACCGCCGGTGCGAGTGCTGCGTACGTCTTTGCTAGTTGCCTGTTGTACTGGGTCAAGGACGTTAGCTGGACAAGTTGGACGAGCGGAGTCGTGTATCTGGGATACTCGGCGCTGCTGAGTGCCCTGGTATTTGTCCTCACTG GTACAATTGGCTTCCTAGCTAGTTGGTATTTTACGCTCACGATTTACAAGTCTATCAAGGTCGACTAG
- a CDS encoding FRQ1, Ca2+-binding protein (EF-Hand superfamily) codes for MGKSQSKLSQQELADLQKATHFDKKELQQWYKGFLKDCPSGMLTKEEFQKIYKQFFPFGDPSSFADYVFNVFDADKSGTIDFKEFICALSVTSRGKMEDKLDWAFQLYDIDGDGKISYEEMLAIVEAIYKMVGSMVKLPEDEDTPEKRVKKIFRMMDKDENGSLDMAEFKEGSKRDETIVSALSLYDGLV; via the exons ATGGGTAAATC CCAGAGTAAACTGTCCCAGCAGGAGCTGGCCGACCTCCAGAAAGCGACACACTTCGACAAGAAAGAGCTACAGCAATGGTACAAAG GCTTCCTGAAGGATTGTCCCTCAGGCATGCTCACCAAGGAAGAGTTCCAGAAGATCTACAAGCAATTCTTCCCATTCGGCGACCCGTCATCATTTGCAGATTACGTCTTCAACGTATTCGATGCAGACAAATCAGGCACAATCGACTTTAAAGAGTTCATCTGCGCACTAAGCGTCACGAGCCGAGGCAAGATGGAAGACAAGCTCGATTGGGCCTTCCAGCTGTACGATATCGACGGCGACGGCAAAATCAGCTACGAGGAAATGTTGGCAATCGTAGAAGCCATCTACAAAATG GTCGGCTCCATGGTTAAGCTCCCAGAGGACGAAGACACGCCCGAGAAGCGCGTCAAGAAGATCTTCCGGATGATGGACAAGGACGAGAACGGCAGCTTAGACATGGCCGAGTTCAAGGAGGGCTCCAAGCGCGACGAGACTATCGTATCGGCCTTATCTCTGTACGACGGTCTTGTTTGA
- a CDS encoding Med4 domain containing protein codes for MDDVLNTQFARVEKALTTLVDSIAAYNPAPQAAIDLFTADDELSEGLDQLAKHQANHVRIQLLRAEADALEEQLKNSVKKLAELRHDLFNTPVTTFPQDSRAVPFDELLQYATNISRYTVPPTYREPVPVPDKDKEEEDVASSSLPTNGLNTPAIVPETTDPANDGLQAQKEGGDADAPAPEVTPEEEEWLKKLKASNLPWYPWPNNDRIRAGNLYSLQYWREKGKDLDTFNIPAYMEEERLKALGQNVESKASPAKEPEEHRDRGAPRPAIKLGVFTGLDDMED; via the exons ATGGATGACGTGCTCAACACACAGTTTGCACGCGTTGAAAAGGCCCTGACCACGCTAGTCGATTCCATCGCTGCTTACAACCCAGCCCCACAGGCCGCCATCGATCTCTTCACCGCCGACGACGAACTGAGTGAAGGGCTGGACCAGC TTGCCAAACACCAAGCAAACCATGTTCGCATTCAGCTCCTACGCGCCGAAGCCGATGCACTTGAAGAGCAGCTCAAAAATTCAGTCAAGAAACTCGCAGAACTGCGACATGACCTCTTCAACACCCCAGTGACCACGTTCCCCCAAGACTCGCGCGCCGTTCCCTTTGATGAGCTGCTGCAATACGCGACCAACATCTCCCGATACACTGTACCGCCAACTTACCGCGAGCCTGTTCCTGTACCGGACAAGGacaaggaagaggaagacgTAGCTTCAAGCAGTCTTCCCACCAACGGTTTGAACACGCCTGCCATCGTACCAGAGACCACAGATCCGGCAAACGATGGCCTTCAGGCCCAAAAAGAGGGCGGAGATGCCGATGCCCCCGCGCCTGAAGTCACCCCCGAAGAAGAGGAGTGGCTAAAGAAGCTCAAGGCTAGCAACTTGCCATGGTACCCTTGGCCGAACAACGACAGGATTCGCGCCGGCAACCTATACAGTCTGCAGTACTGGCGCGAGAAGGGCAAGGATCTGGATACCTTCAACATACCAGCGTATATGGAGGAGGAAAGGTTGAAGGCATTGGGTCAGAATGTCGAGTCGAAAGCTTCACCTGCCAAGGAACCCGAGGAACATCGTGACCGGGGCGCTCCAAGACCAGCAATCAAGCTTGGTGTGTTTACCGGTCTTGATGATATGGAGGACTAA
- a CDS encoding ubiquitin carboxyl-terminal hydrolase 14: MACTHVNAPELHPPGPTQSVYREDCTQCFDSIDDPTGLDVCLYCFNGGCTSDRGHALLHVSSTNHPLVLNIKRTRKRVKRDEPPQKMTKLAVAAETESDRYDTTTQVKCYECNVDDVDKSSGKLPGIVNAVLKANTFATQQEVKAWEQELTACEHTLCLEQEAARQIESQKLGHCSECELNENLWLCLTCGNLGCGRQQFGGVGGNSHGVGHTKSTGHPVAVKLGSLTADGTADIYCYACDEERVDPELPDHLAHWGINIKDRVKTEKSLTEMQVEQNLRWDFAMVTEDGKELQPLFGPEFTGLKNLGNSCYLNSTLQALFSMPEFKQRYYLPDQGPPDAVLPAEDLETQLRKIADGIISGRYSKPDTDVITNEYSPEIPHQRGLAPAMLKHLIGRGHPEFSTMRQQDAFELLLHVLKLISRSQHVAPHKDPVEAFCFAMEQRLQCVGCKRVRYRTDEQENISIPVPIRRIPKESQMDVTDGNGKKEEKEEFEPVSLKECLDIFTAEELVELTCSACGSKDGFTKRSMFKTFPSVLAINARRFELVNWVPTKQDVPVIVDDEPFSFDAYKSKGLSEGEELLPDEMDTGAVGGSSNKWTPNEAALSMLEAMGFPRVRCEKALHATGNEDAEAASMWLFSHMEDADIDEPVDFNASSGSATAATSVIDPEKIDNLGAMGFNAPQARQALKETGGDMERAVDWLFSHPDAPGDFDEGGDAEAATEQTEKVLAGSDQLPAKFQLQSIVCHKGSSIHAGHYVAFVRKQLPDETGASWVLFNDEKVAKAADVEEMKKFAYVYFFRRL, encoded by the exons ATGGCTTGTACGCATGTCAACGCGCCAG AGCTTCATCCCCCAGGTCCGACACAGTCGGTTTACCGCGAGGACTGCACCCAGTGCTTCGACTCAATTGACGACCCCACGGGCCTCGATGTGTGCCTTTACTGCTTCAATGGAGGATGCACAAGCGACCGCGGTCACGCCCTGCTCCATGTTTCGTCTACAAACCACCCACTTGTACTCAACATCAAGCGCACGCGAAAGAGGGTCAAGCGTGATGAGCCGCCGCAGAAGATGACCAAGCTTGCCGTAGCAGCTGAAACAGAGTCCGACCGCTACGACACCACCACACAAGTCAAGTGCTACGAATGCAACGTCGACGACGTCGACAAGAGCTCAGGGAAACTTCCTGGAATTGTCAATGCTGTTCTCAAGGCAAACACGTTCGCGACGCAGCAGGAGGTCAAGGCATGGGAGCAGGAGCTTACGGCTTGTGAACATACCCTCTGTCTGGAACAAGAAGCAGCACGGCAGATCGAGTCCCAGAAGTTGGGTCACTGCTCAGAGTGCGAGCTCAACGAGAACCTGTGGCTTTGCTTGACCTGTGGCAATCTGGGCTGTGGACGTCAGCAGTTTGGTGGCGTCGGTGGCAACTCACATGGCGTAGGACACACCAAGTCGACTGGCCATCCTGTCGCAGTCAAACTCGGCTCCCTCACTGCCGATGGCACGGCCGATATATACTGCTATGCTTGCGACGAGGAGCGTGTCGACCCAGAGCTACCGGATCACCTCGCACACTGGGGCATCAACATCAAGGATAGAGTCAAGACGGAGAAGAGTCTCACAGAGATGCAGGTGGAACAAAACTTGCGATGGGACTTTGCCATGGTGACAGAGGATGGCAAGGAGCTCCAGCCCTTGTTTGGACCAGAGTTCACAGGGCTGAAAAACCTGGGCAACAGTTGTTATCTCAACAGCACTCTACAGGCCCTATTCTCAATGCCCGAGTTCAAACAGCGCTACTATCTGCCGGACCAAGGCCCACCAGATGCAGTGCTTCCAGCTGAGGACCTGGAAACCCAGCTACGCAAGATTGCCGACGGTATCATCTCAGGTCGATATTCCAAGCCGGACACGGATGTCATCACAAACGAGTACAGCCCAGAGATCCCACACCAGCGCGGACTTGCGCCTGCCATGTTGAAGCACCTCATCGGACGAGGCCACCCTGAATTTTCTACAATGCGACAACAAGATGCATTCGAACTACTCCTACACGTGCTCAAGCTCATCTCACGCTCCCAGCACGTCGCACCTCATAAAGATCCCGTCGAGGCTTTTTGCTTTGCTATGGAGCAGCGGTTACAATGTGTCGGCTGCAAGCGCGTTCGATATAGAACGGACGAACAGGAGAATATTTCCATTCCTGTTCCCATTCGAAGAATACCAAAAGAGTCTCAGATGGACGTCACTGATGGCAATGGCAAgaaggaagagaaggaagagTTTGAGCCTGTCTCGCTCAAGGAATGCTTGGATATTTTCACAGCTGAGGAGTTGGTTGAACTCACCTGCAGCGCTTGTGGCAGCAAAGATGGCTTCACAAAGAGGAGCATGTTCAAGACATTCCCGTCAGTCTTGGCTATCAATGCCAGACGATTCGAACTGGTCAATTGGGTACCCACAAAGCAGGATGTACCTGTTATAGTTGATGACGAGCCATTCTCGTTCGACGCCTACAAGTCAAAAGGCTTGAGCGAAGGCGAGGAGCTACTTCCGGATGAGATGGACACGGGGGCAGTTGGAGGTTCTTCGAACAAATGGACTCCCAATGAGGCGGCGCTGTCAATGCTCGAGGCCATGGGATTCCCAAGAGTCAGGTGTGAAAAGGCTCTACATGCGACTGGCAATGAAGATGCCGAAGCAGCATCAATGTGGTTGTTCTCACATATGGAGGACGCGGATATCGATGAACCTGTCGATTTCAACGCTAGCTCCGGGTCTGCTACGGCCGCTACCTCGGTTATCGACCCCGAGAAGATTGACAATCTGGGTGCCATGGGATTCAATGCTCCTCAGGCACGACAGGCTCTGAAGGAGACTGGTGGCGATATGGAGCGCGCTGTTGACTGGCTATTCAGCCACCCGGATGCACCTGGCGACTTCGATGAAGGCGGAGACGCGGAGGCTGCTACGGAACAGACTGAAAAAGTGTTGGCTGGTAGTGATCAATTGCCGGCCAAGTTTCAACTACAGTCAATTGTGTGCCACAAGGGCAGTTCTATCCATGCTGG ACACTACGTTGCGTTTGTGCGCAAACAGCTGCCAGATGAGACAGGTGCGTCATGGGTTCTCTTCAATGACGAGAAGGTTGCCAAGGCTGCGGACGTGGAGGAAATGAAGAAGTTTGCCTATGTATATTTTTTCAGACGTTTGTAA